A region of Microvirgula aerodenitrificans DSM 15089 DNA encodes the following proteins:
- a CDS encoding DUF488 domain-containing protein, with protein sequence MSDCHIVSARVYAPADWPAGHRVLVDRLWPRGVRKAALEGVEWNRAVAPSTGLRQAWHAGELDPRGFALAYCNELAAAPDGWRPLLAGLARGETLVLLTAVRDVAHSHVPVLEQFLRARLAMPGDALASPVCYAPELDGKRRD encoded by the coding sequence ATGAGTGACTGTCATATCGTCAGTGCGCGGGTCTACGCGCCGGCGGACTGGCCGGCTGGCCATCGGGTGCTGGTCGACCGGCTGTGGCCGCGCGGTGTCCGCAAGGCGGCGCTGGAAGGTGTGGAGTGGAACAGGGCGGTGGCACCGTCGACCGGGCTGCGTCAGGCATGGCATGCCGGCGAGCTTGATCCGCGCGGCTTTGCGCTGGCCTACTGCAATGAGCTGGCTGCGGCGCCGGACGGCTGGCGGCCGCTGCTGGCCGGACTGGCGCGTGGCGAGACGCTGGTGTTGCTGACGGCCGTGCGCGATGTCGCGCACAGCCATGTTCCGGTGCTGGAGCAGTTTCTGCGCGCGCGCCTGGCAATGCCCGGTGATGCGCTGGCGTCGCCGGTCTGTTATGCGCCCGAACTGGACGGCAAGCGCCGCGACTGA
- a CDS encoding TRZ/ATZ family hydrolase, which yields MSHADTLIDARWIIPVEPHATVLERHSIAVRDGTIVAIVPPAERAAWTADDTVSLPNHVLMPGLVNLHGHSAMTLLRGYADDLALMDWLQNHIWPAEGKHVKDDFVYDGTLLAMAEMIRSGTTTINDMYFFHGAVARAGLAAGLRTFVGCSILEFPTPYAGSADEYLQKALAERREFIGEELVTFTLAPHAPYTVSDDTFRKVVTLAEQEDMLIHCHIHETRGEIDDSLKAHQLRPLARLDRLGLLSPRLIAAHMVHMSDDEIELVARRGVHIAHNPTSNMKLASGIAPVQRLLDAGVNVGIGTDGAASNNKLDMLSDTRQAALLAKVGSLDPTAVPAATALRMATLNGARALGLGAKTGSIEVGKRFDAIALDLAQVETAPTFDPISHVVYAAGREQVCDVWVDGRHLLAARTLTTLDHTALLAVAESWRNKIAAR from the coding sequence ATGTCCCACGCTGATACGCTCATCGATGCCCGCTGGATCATTCCGGTCGAGCCGCACGCCACCGTACTCGAACGCCACAGCATCGCCGTCCGCGACGGCACCATCGTCGCCATCGTTCCGCCGGCCGAACGCGCCGCCTGGACCGCCGACGATACCGTGTCGCTGCCGAATCATGTGCTGATGCCCGGTCTGGTGAACCTGCACGGCCACTCGGCGATGACGCTGTTGCGCGGTTATGCCGACGACCTGGCACTGATGGACTGGCTGCAAAACCATATCTGGCCGGCAGAAGGCAAGCACGTCAAGGACGACTTCGTCTACGACGGCACGCTGCTGGCCATGGCGGAAATGATCCGCTCCGGCACCACCACCATCAATGACATGTATTTCTTCCATGGTGCGGTCGCCCGCGCCGGCCTCGCCGCCGGCCTGCGCACCTTTGTCGGCTGCTCGATCCTCGAATTCCCGACCCCGTATGCAGGCAGCGCCGACGAATACCTGCAGAAGGCGCTGGCCGAGCGGCGCGAATTCATCGGCGAGGAACTGGTGACGTTTACCCTGGCACCGCATGCCCCGTATACCGTCAGCGACGACACCTTCCGCAAGGTAGTCACGCTGGCGGAGCAGGAAGACATGCTGATCCACTGCCACATCCACGAAACCCGCGGCGAGATCGACGACAGCCTGAAGGCGCACCAGTTGCGCCCTCTGGCGCGCCTCGACCGGCTGGGGCTGCTCAGCCCGCGCCTGATCGCCGCACACATGGTGCACATGAGCGACGACGAGATCGAACTGGTTGCCCGCCGCGGCGTCCATATCGCCCACAACCCGACGTCGAACATGAAGCTCGCCAGCGGCATCGCCCCGGTGCAGCGCCTGCTGGATGCCGGCGTCAATGTCGGCATCGGCACTGACGGCGCCGCGTCGAACAACAAGCTCGACATGCTGTCCGACACCCGCCAGGCCGCGCTGCTGGCCAAGGTCGGCAGCCTCGACCCGACCGCCGTGCCGGCTGCCACCGCACTGCGCATGGCGACACTGAATGGCGCCCGGGCGCTGGGACTGGGCGCAAAGACCGGCTCGATCGAAGTCGGCAAGCGTTTCGACGCCATCGCCCTCGACCTGGCCCAGGTGGAAACCGCCCCGACCTTCGATCCGATCTCGCATGTAGTGTACGCCGCCGGCCGCGAACAGGTCTGCGACGTCTGGGTCGACGGACGCCACCTGCTCGCCGCACGCACGCTGACCACGCTCGACCATACTGCCCTGCTGGCAGTGGCCGAGTCCTGGCGCAACAAGATTGCCGCCCGCTGA